The Streptomyces avermitilis MA-4680 = NBRC 14893 genome contains a region encoding:
- a CDS encoding NADAR family protein produces the protein MGKIDSWEALVREVHAGARIKYLHFWGHRPRPDGRVGASCLSQWWPSPFTVDGVEYTTAEHWMMAAKARLFGDEEAQRRAIEAPTPAHAKKAGRLVRGFDEAIWARERYGIVVEGSIHKFAAHMDLQAFLLGTSGRVLVEASPLDRVWGIGLAADDERAGDPDRWRGPNLLGFALMEARERLAAGDR, from the coding sequence ATGGGGAAGATCGATTCTTGGGAAGCCCTGGTCAGGGAGGTCCACGCGGGGGCGAGGATCAAGTACCTGCACTTCTGGGGACACCGGCCGCGACCGGACGGACGGGTGGGGGCGAGCTGCCTGAGCCAGTGGTGGCCGTCTCCGTTCACCGTGGACGGCGTGGAGTACACGACGGCGGAGCACTGGATGATGGCGGCGAAGGCTCGGCTCTTCGGGGACGAGGAGGCTCAGCGGCGCGCGATCGAGGCGCCCACTCCCGCGCACGCCAAGAAGGCGGGGCGGCTGGTGCGCGGCTTCGACGAGGCCATATGGGCGCGCGAGCGGTACGGGATCGTGGTCGAGGGCAGCATCCACAAGTTCGCCGCGCACATGGATCTGCAGGCGTTCCTGCTGGGCACGTCCGGGCGGGTGCTGGTCGAGGCGAGCCCCCTGGACCGCGTGTGGGGCATCGGCCTCGCGGCGGACGACGAGCGGGCAGGCGACCCGGATCGGTGGCGGGGCCCGAATCTGCTGGGGTTCGCGCTGATGGAGGCACGGGAACGACTGGCGGCCGGCGACCGCTAG
- a CDS encoding DUF4190 domain-containing protein → MPLPPSNGMGTAALVLGIISTVVFCLWPLAIVMGVLSVVFGVIGRRRARRGEATNAGQALAGIICGAVGIVLGVAFMVIIFAAAESSSDPWSTTDDSYSTSLVVHADR, encoded by the coding sequence ATGCCCCTCCCGCCGAGCAACGGCATGGGCACCGCCGCGCTGGTGCTCGGCATCATCTCGACCGTCGTGTTCTGTCTCTGGCCGCTCGCCATCGTCATGGGCGTGCTCAGCGTCGTCTTCGGTGTGATCGGCCGCCGCAGAGCGCGCCGGGGAGAGGCGACGAATGCCGGCCAAGCCCTCGCCGGGATCATCTGCGGAGCGGTCGGCATCGTGCTCGGTGTCGCCTTCATGGTGATCATCTTCGCCGCCGCGGAGAGCAGCAGCGACCCGTGGAGCACCACCGACGACAGCTACTCCACGTCCCTGGTCGTGCACGCGGACCGCTAG
- a CDS encoding glycerophosphodiester phosphodiesterase, translated as MRTVTAVAHRGDPYRVRENTIDSLRSALRQGADAVEIDVRLTRDGVPVLLHDETLKRLWEQDRPLRSLSWDEVRGLTDGGVPTLVDALAATGESRVMLDLPGAGPRAVRRIVDVIREYGAEERVYYCAGAPAMLAVRAADPAAEIALTWTTLAPPRPALLDAVRPRWLNYRFSLVDRELTARVHREGYLLSAWTPDTRRSMRRLLDMGVDAITTNRIDALCALRKD; from the coding sequence ATGCGCACCGTGACAGCCGTCGCCCACCGTGGCGACCCCTATCGCGTCCGCGAGAACACGATCGACTCGCTGCGTTCCGCGCTCCGGCAGGGCGCGGACGCGGTCGAGATCGACGTACGGCTCACCCGTGACGGCGTTCCCGTGCTGCTGCACGACGAGACGCTGAAGCGGCTGTGGGAGCAGGACCGGCCGCTGCGGTCGCTCTCCTGGGACGAGGTCCGGGGGCTGACGGACGGCGGGGTGCCGACGCTGGTCGACGCGCTGGCGGCCACCGGGGAGAGCCGGGTCATGCTGGACCTGCCGGGTGCCGGCCCCCGGGCGGTGCGCAGGATCGTCGACGTCATCCGGGAGTACGGAGCCGAGGAGCGCGTGTACTACTGCGCCGGGGCCCCGGCCATGCTCGCGGTGCGCGCGGCCGACCCCGCCGCCGAGATCGCCCTGACCTGGACGACGCTCGCACCGCCGCGCCCCGCGCTGCTCGACGCGGTGCGCCCGCGCTGGCTCAACTACCGCTTCTCGCTGGTCGACCGCGAGCTCACGGCACGCGTGCACCGCGAGGGCTATCTGCTGTCGGCGTGGACCCCCGACACCCGCCGTTCGATGCGGCGTCTGCTCGACATGGGCGTCGACGCGATCACGACGAACCGTATCGACGCGTTGTGCGCGTTGCGCAAGGACTGA
- a CDS encoding RNA polymerase sigma factor: MDGRQWHSTIAAAQAGDREALDELVAGWLPLVYNVVGRALGGHADVDDVVQETMLRAVDHLGSLRDPDSFRSWLVAIAMRQIRDRARRRTAEPLTDGAGDQAVDFAELTVLRLQLEGQRREVAEAVRWLDAEDRQLLSLWWLEVAGELTRRELAAAVGISRQHAAVRVQRTKARLETARGIVRALDSSCPELRDMTARWSGRPDSVWRKRLARHIRGCGYCAGPGEAVVPAERLLAGIALVPVPAGFTLSLALGGKPAAAATAASAGWSAKVLGVLGKPAVAVTAGATFAAGGVYVVTQTPDHPPRRAVAAPTAASTARPPSVTRSASPSPSRTTSPSPSPSKTRVPLYGTVVDAVDSAPSADTPPKVLPRRAEKGVTATGAPATGLTHRGETVTLSGEGYFRVRWQIQPKERPGSVAMPAWTGLDGRLFHVASGGGHRMDDPQPGTTDGTTWMGGPATGLAVLPSGTQQMWQNEYFWIDGTVTLHQNERGADYNLFVETSSWGKAAQDVRTGPEQGAVRYGLVRDNGKDTAPVPQYLTRSAPADPATVRQRSRVTP, translated from the coding sequence GTGGACGGGCGGCAGTGGCACTCCACCATCGCGGCCGCGCAGGCCGGTGACCGGGAGGCACTCGACGAGCTGGTCGCGGGCTGGCTGCCGCTGGTCTACAACGTCGTCGGCCGCGCCCTGGGCGGCCACGCGGACGTCGACGACGTCGTGCAGGAGACCATGCTGCGCGCCGTCGACCACCTCGGCTCGCTGCGCGATCCGGACAGCTTCCGGTCGTGGCTGGTCGCGATCGCGATGCGGCAGATACGTGACCGGGCCCGGCGGCGCACGGCGGAGCCCCTGACCGACGGCGCGGGCGACCAGGCCGTGGACTTCGCCGAACTCACCGTTCTGCGGCTCCAGTTGGAGGGCCAGCGGCGTGAGGTCGCGGAGGCGGTGCGCTGGCTCGACGCCGAGGACCGGCAGCTGCTGTCCCTGTGGTGGCTGGAGGTCGCGGGCGAACTGACCCGGCGTGAGCTGGCGGCGGCGGTCGGCATCAGCCGTCAGCATGCCGCCGTACGGGTGCAGCGGACGAAGGCCCGCCTGGAGACCGCGCGCGGCATCGTGCGTGCCCTCGACTCGTCCTGCCCCGAGCTGCGTGACATGACCGCCCGCTGGAGCGGACGGCCCGACTCGGTGTGGCGCAAGAGGCTGGCCCGGCACATCCGGGGCTGCGGGTACTGCGCCGGGCCGGGCGAGGCGGTCGTACCGGCAGAGCGGCTCCTCGCCGGGATCGCGCTCGTTCCGGTCCCGGCCGGTTTCACCCTGTCGCTGGCGCTCGGCGGCAAACCGGCGGCGGCCGCCACGGCGGCGTCGGCCGGCTGGTCCGCCAAGGTGCTCGGTGTGCTCGGCAAGCCCGCCGTCGCGGTCACGGCGGGCGCGACCTTCGCGGCGGGCGGCGTGTACGTCGTGACGCAGACGCCCGACCACCCGCCGCGCCGGGCTGTCGCCGCGCCGACGGCGGCGAGCACGGCGCGCCCGCCGTCGGTCACCCGGTCCGCCTCGCCGAGCCCCAGCCGCACCACGAGCCCCAGCCCGAGCCCGTCGAAGACCCGGGTCCCGCTGTACGGCACTGTCGTCGACGCCGTCGACAGCGCGCCCTCGGCGGATACGCCGCCCAAGGTGCTGCCCCGCCGTGCCGAGAAGGGCGTCACCGCGACGGGCGCACCCGCGACCGGTCTGACCCATCGCGGCGAGACGGTCACCCTCAGCGGAGAGGGCTATTTCCGGGTCCGGTGGCAGATCCAGCCCAAGGAACGTCCGGGGAGCGTCGCGATGCCGGCCTGGACCGGACTCGACGGCAGGCTCTTCCACGTCGCCTCGGGCGGCGGCCACCGTATGGACGATCCGCAGCCCGGCACCACGGACGGCACGACCTGGATGGGCGGTCCGGCCACCGGCCTGGCCGTACTGCCGTCCGGCACCCAGCAGATGTGGCAGAACGAGTACTTCTGGATCGACGGCACCGTCACCCTCCACCAGAACGAGCGCGGCGCCGACTACAACCTCTTCGTCGAGACCTCGTCCTGGGGCAAGGCGGCCCAGGACGTCCGCACGGGGCCCGAACAGGGCGCCGTCCGCTACGGCCTCGTACGCGACAACGGCAAGGACACGGCCCCGGTGCCGCAGTACCTGACGCGGTCCGCCCCCGCGGACCCGGCGACGGTACGGCAGCGCTCCCGCGTCACTCCCTGA